DNA from Fretibacterium sp. OH1220_COT-178:
TCCCGGTGGCCGGGGTCTTCGCGCTGCGCGGATACGTCGAGGGAGCTCCCCGCGATGCGGCCCTGATCGTCGAGGCGCTCTCCCGTTCCTCCGCCTCTTTTGAGAAGGACCCGAAAGGGGCCTGCGAGCGCGCGGCTCGGTTGCTGAACACCAAGACGAACGCCCTCGAAAGGGCCCTTCCCCATATCACGATCGCCTTCGAGAGCGCCATCGCGGCCTCGGCGGATGTCGCCGCGCTCCTCTCGGATTTCAGGAGGGCCGTTTCCGTGGACGCATACCCCCTTCCGGGGCCGGAGTTCTATTACGCGCCGAAGACCGAGTGAGATGAGCCGCTGCCTCGTCTTTCTCGCCGTCGGTTTCCTCTGGTGGTGGGGTGCGAGCCTCGCGGGCTCTCCGTTGCTGTTGCCTTACCCTCAGGCCGTTCTTCAGCGGTTTCTCGAGATGCAGGGCTGGCCGCTGTGGTCCGATGTCCTTCATTCGGGGTTCAAGGTCTTGGCCGTCCTCCTGATCGTCGGGTTCCTGGGGGTATTTCTGGGGGTACTCCTCGGCCTGAATCCCAGACTCTACGAGGCGATCAGGCCCCTGGTGATCTCCATCCAGGCCGTTCCCGCGATCTCATGGCTGGGGGGAGTCGTCCTTGTCCTTGGCACGGGCTGGAGGGCTCCCGTCCTGATCGCCGTCCTCGTCTTCCTCCCGACCGCGCTCTTCGTAACGGTCTCGGGGGTTCAGGGGCTGGAGCGGGAGATCCTGGAGATGGCCGAGGTCTATGGGGTCCGGGGATGGAAGCGTTGGCGATATCTGTATGCCGGTGCTCTGGTTCCCTGTGTTCGGGTCGTGGTCGAAACGATCGCGGGGGGAGCGTGGAAAACCGTCCTGGTAACCGAGTATCTGTGCGGGAGCAGCGGCGTGGGCGTGCGCATCGCCTGGGCCAGGCAGACCGCGGATGTCGAGGCCGCCTACGCGCTGTCGCTGCTGGCGGTCCTCCTCGGCCTGGGCTGCGAATTCCTGCTGCGCCGATCGGCCGAGGCCTTGGGACGACGATGGCGTCTGTACTCCACGTAAGGAATTTGGGCGTCGCCTTTCGGGGGCGATGGGTGCTGCGAGGGTGGAATCTGACGTTGGGCAGGGCCGAACGCATCGGGCTCATCGGCCCCTCCGGATGTGGGAAGACCACCTTTCTCCGCGCCCTTACGGGACTTGTCCCCCCTTCCGAGGGCGATGTCCTGATGAGCGCCTCACGGCTGGGGTACGTCTTTCAGGAGCCCCGTCTGATTCCTTGGCTGGACGCGAGGCGGAATCTGAGCCTGGTCTCCGACCGGGAGCCTGCGGACATCCTGACGCGTCTGGGGTTGTCCGGGGCGGAGCGCCTCCGGCCCCACGAGATGAGCGGTGGGATGCGGCAGCGCCTCAACCTGGCGCGGGCGCTTCTGACGGACCCCGACCTGCTGCTCCTGGACGAGGCTTTTTCCGCCTTGGACGTCGCCCTGAAGCTGAGGCTTTTCGAGGACCTGAATGCCCTGTGGCGATGCCGTCGTTTCGCCTTGATCGTCGTCACGCACAACCCCAGGGATGCGCTCCTGATCGCCGACCGGCTCTTGCTGCTCGGCGGAGAGCCGACGCGGGTTCTCCGGGAGGTCCTTGCCCCGCCATTGGCCCGGCGTTCATATTTCAGCCCGGAGGTTGTGAAGGCCGAGGCGGAGATCCTGAGCTTTTTGTCCTCAGTGGCCGGACAGGACCCTTCCGAGGGCTGACGCCTTGAGGGCACCGGCCGTGGTGGGACAAAGTCGCCCCCATTCCGCCTCGCGCAATCCTCCATGAGCTCCTTCATCGCCTCGTCGTCTCAAAGGTTTGAGGCGTTTTAACGCGCTTTCGGTCCCGCTGGGGCATCGGCAAAGAAAGTCGAGACGAAGCGATTTCCCCCATTTCCCCGCCTTCAGGCGGAGCGCAGTCGCTTCCCGGGGCCGGGGGAGGCGACCTGTCGTCCGTTCACCATCTGTAGGCCTCGGGCCGACGGTTGGGGAGGCTGGGGAGCTGGGTGCGTATGGCTTCGACGTAGTCCGTATCGATCGTGGCGTAGACGACGCATTCGCGGTCCTCGGCCGTCGCGATCACCGTGCCCCAGGGGTTGATGACCATGGAGCGGCCATAGGCCTGGAACGCCGGTTTTTTCCCAATCTGTGCGGGGGCTACGACGTAGCATTGATTTTCGATGGCTCGGGTTCGGAGGATGGGCTCCCAGTGGTCCTTTCCGGTAAACAGCGTGTAGTTGGCGGGGACGAACATAACCAGGGCGCCCCGGAGCGCCATGATCCGATAGAGTTCCGGAAAGCGCATGTCGTAACAGATGGATAGGCCCACTTTACAAAATTCCGTGTCGCAGACCGCGATGTCCTTTCCGGGCTTTCTCGTGTCCGATTCCCTGGTAGAGGGGCCATTTTGGATCGCGACGTCGTAAAGGTGAATTTTTTCGTACCGCCCCACGATCTCCCCGGACGGATTCATCAGGAGGGACGTATTGTACAATTTTTGTTCCCCCGGAATTCGCTCTCCGATGCTGCCGC
Protein-coding regions in this window:
- a CDS encoding ABC transporter permease, which codes for MSRCLVFLAVGFLWWWGASLAGSPLLLPYPQAVLQRFLEMQGWPLWSDVLHSGFKVLAVLLIVGFLGVFLGVLLGLNPRLYEAIRPLVISIQAVPAISWLGGVVLVLGTGWRAPVLIAVLVFLPTALFVTVSGVQGLEREILEMAEVYGVRGWKRWRYLYAGALVPCVRVVVETIAGGAWKTVLVTEYLCGSSGVGVRIAWARQTADVEAAYALSLLAVLLGLGCEFLLRRSAEALGRRWRLYST
- a CDS encoding ATP-binding cassette domain-containing protein; this encodes MLRGWNLTLGRAERIGLIGPSGCGKTTFLRALTGLVPPSEGDVLMSASRLGYVFQEPRLIPWLDARRNLSLVSDREPADILTRLGLSGAERLRPHEMSGGMRQRLNLARALLTDPDLLLLDEAFSALDVALKLRLFEDLNALWRCRRFALIVVTHNPRDALLIADRLLLLGGEPTRVLREVLAPPLARRSYFSPEVVKAEAEILSFLSSVAGQDPSEG
- a CDS encoding carbon-nitrogen hydrolase family protein is translated as MSRFTIAAIQIDTQDDKRENLGKAGKLIDEAAKHGARMIALPENIDFIGKKEGALSNAESIPGPTTEFFSEKAREHKIWLHCGSIGERIPGEQKLYNTSLLMNPSGEIVGRYEKIHLYDVAIQNGPSTRESDTRKPGKDIAVCDTEFCKVGLSICYDMRFPELYRIMALRGALVMFVPANYTLFTGKDHWEPILRTRAIENQCYVVAPAQIGKKPAFQAYGRSMVINPWGTVIATAEDRECVVYATIDTDYVEAIRTQLPSLPNRRPEAYRW